The Manihot esculenta cultivar AM560-2 chromosome 1, M.esculenta_v8, whole genome shotgun sequence genome has a window encoding:
- the LOC110617249 gene encoding F-box/kelch-repeat protein At5g15710, with translation MDGVGESSESGSSLSSPKLSKSGSLRDDDACPRQVSPIRIGGSRNTSPLGRVGSRNTSPSRQKAIKTKPRGLDEETAATFVKAVYPDVQMEDNIWAMLPEDLLNEILARVPPFMIFRLRSVCRRWNSILQDSSFLKFHSQVPSHGPCLLTFWKNSQTPQCSVFSLPLKTWYRIPFTFLPQWAFWLVGSSGGLVCFSGLDGLTFKTLVCNPLTQTWRTLPSMHYNQQRQLILVVDRTDRFFKVIATSDIYGDKSLPTEVYDSRLDRWSLHQIMPAVNLCSSKMAYCDSRLYLETLSPLGLMMYRLDTGYWEHIPAKFPRSLLDGYLVAGTQKRLFLVGRIGLYSTLQSMRIWELDHTKVMWVEISRMPPKYFRALLRLSAERFECFGQDNLICFTSWNQGKNLLYDVDKKVWSWIAGCALQSYNSQVCFYEPRFDASIY, from the coding sequence atggaTGGTGTTGGAGAATCATCTGAATCTGGATCTTCTCTATCTAGTCCCAAGTTGTCAAAAAGTGGGAGTTTGCGCGATGATGATGCTTGTCCAAGGCAAGTTTCACCGATTAGGATTGGTGGATCCAGGAATACAAGCCCTTTGGGCCGAGTTGGATCAAGAAATACCAGTCCTTCTAGGCAGAAGGCAATTAAGACTAAACCACGGGGTTTAGATGAGGAAACAGCAGCTACATTTGTCAAAGCTGTTTACCCTGACGTTCAAATGGAGGATAACATATGGGCAATGTTGCCTGAAGATCTACTGAATGAGATTTTGGCTAGGGTTCCTCCTTTTATGATATTTCGTCTCCGTTCAGTTTGTAGAAGATGGAATTCTATTCTTCAAGACAGCAGTTTTCTTAAATTTCACTCACAGGTGCCATCTCATGGACCTTGTCTGTTGACATTTTGGAAAAATTCACAGACACCACAATGCTCAGTTTTTAGCTTGCCTTTGAAAACTTGGTACAGAATTCCTTTCACATTTTTACCACAGTGGGCATTTTGGTTGGTTGGTTCTTCAGGGGGCCTTGTTTGCTTTTCGGGGCTTGATGGGCTAACTTTCAAAACTTTAGTTTGTAATCCTCTCACTCAAACTTGGAGAACATTGCCAAGCATGCATTATAATCAACAAAGACAATTGATATTGGTTGTTGATAGAACAGATAGGTTTTTTAAAGTGATAGCCACAAGTGATATTTATGGTGATAAGTCATTGCCCACTGAAGTGTATGATTCAAGGCTTGACAGATGGTCACTCCACCAAATAATGCCTGCAGTCAATCTGTGTTCTTCAAAGATGGCATACTGCGACTCCAGATTGTATCTGGAAACTCTTTCACCATTGGGTTTGATGATGTATCGGCTTGACACAGGTTACTGGGAACACATTCCAGCCAAGTTCCCACGGTCTTTGTTGGACGGCTATTTGGTGGCTGGAACTCAGAAGCGACTGTTTCTAGTTGGAAGAATTGGCCTCTATAGTACTCTTCAGAGTATGAGAATTTGGGAGTTGGATCACACAAAGGTTATGTGGGTGGAGATCAGCAGGATGCCACCGAAGTATTTTCGGGCTTTGTTGAGGTTATCAGCAGAGAGATTTGAGTGCTTTGGACAGGATAATTTGATCTGCTTCACATCTTGGAACCAGGGAAAGAACCTTCTATATGATGTAGATAAGAAGGTTTGGTCTTGGATTGCTGGGTGTGCCCTTCAGTCATATAACAGTCAGGTGTGTTTCTACGAGCCAAGATTTGATGCTTCCATTTATTAG